A genomic segment from Desmospora profundinema encodes:
- a CDS encoding DUF1731 domain-containing protein translates to MTRWAPPAPTPMVWLGAHLVMRADPGLALTGRNCIPQKFLDEGFRFQHTDLEATLRGLTS, encoded by the coding sequence TTGACGAGATGGGCTCCGCCGGCCCCCACTCCGATGGTGTGGCTGGGCGCCCATCTGGTGATGCGGGCCGACCCCGGTCTGGCCTTGACCGGACGAAATTGCATTCCTCAGAAATTCCTGGACGAAGGGTTCCGGTTTCAACACACCGACCTGGAAGCGACCCTCCGGGGACTGACATCCTGA
- a CDS encoding methyltransferase domain-containing protein, with amino-acid sequence MGETVSQNRWDAQLYDDKIYFVSHMGKGVVDLLHPQPGERILDIGCGTGDLTFEIAQSGALPVGIDLAPSMIETAKRKHPDIPFAVKNMVHYQTSEPFDAVFSNAALHWVKQASQAVEAVWRALRPGGRFVAEFGGKDNVAAIMRGIGNGLAPYGLSASDRNPWYFPSIGEYSTLLEKQGFRVTYAIHFDRPTPLPDGTDGLRHWLDMFADDFFSDLSPSDREDLYHVIQEDVEAELMKDGTWYADYRRIRIAAVKE; translated from the coding sequence ATGGGAGAGACCGTCTCACAAAACAGATGGGACGCCCAACTGTATGATGACAAAATCTATTTCGTCTCCCATATGGGAAAAGGGGTCGTGGACTTGCTTCATCCCCAGCCGGGAGAACGCATTTTGGACATCGGATGCGGAACGGGAGATCTCACATTCGAAATCGCCCAATCCGGAGCGCTTCCCGTCGGCATCGACTTGGCCCCGTCCATGATTGAAACGGCGAAACGAAAGCATCCCGACATCCCCTTTGCGGTGAAAAACATGGTTCACTACCAAACGTCGGAACCGTTTGACGCGGTTTTTTCCAATGCCGCTCTCCACTGGGTGAAACAAGCCTCTCAAGCGGTGGAAGCCGTATGGCGCGCCTTGCGGCCCGGCGGTCGGTTTGTCGCCGAGTTTGGCGGCAAGGATAATGTAGCCGCGATCATGCGCGGGATCGGAAACGGACTCGCCCCCTACGGTTTATCCGCCTCCGACCGGAATCCGTGGTATTTTCCCAGTATCGGCGAATACAGCACCCTGTTGGAGAAGCAGGGTTTTCGTGTCACATACGCCATCCATTTTGACAGGCCGACCCCGCTTCCCGATGGGACCGATGGATTGAGACACTGGCTGGATATGTTTGCGGACGATTTCTTTTCTGATCTGTCACCTTCGGATCGGGAGGACCTCTATCACGTAATCCAAGAAGACGTAGAAGCCGAATTAATGAAAGACGGAACCTGGTATGCGGATTACAGGCGGATTCGAATCGCCGCTGTGAAGGAATAG
- a CDS encoding glycosyl hydrolase family 18 protein produces the protein MADWFQSLRSQPRKTWFCLLMAFVLLIPLMGQSSASVAAAAEPPGKPALNHTHWNNDGNYKVEMNLWWGVNGTSWKLYENGRLIHTENLNENSPNPQYAFVQFRNKPSGTYQYRAELINSAGSTSSETISLRVNGGGGGEEDKEAPTAPANLRVASTTATSVSLRWEASKDNVGVTGYHVYRGDTEIATVQTPSFTDTGLNPDTSYTYTVKAFDAAGNVSAASNAVTARTQKEDSNGNSQHKIIAYYPGWATYDRNYQVTDIDASKVTHINYAFANIANGEIVVGDTYADTDKFFPGDCWEPGCKRGNFNQLNKLKQRHPHLKTLISVGGWTWSGNFSDAALTDASRTKFANSAVRFVREWGFDGVDLDWEYPVSGGLHPGRPEDKRNFTLLLQKVREKLNEAGRADGKQYLLTIASGAGPNYVQNTELDQVQRHLDWINIMTYDFHGSWEQMSGNNAPLFRDPADPFPQANTFNVQAAVQGHLNAGVPASKLIMGLPFYGRGWTGCGSANNGLYQNCSGPSQGTWEPGVLDYTDIKNNYVNKNGFTRYWNDAAKVPWLFNPQTGTFISYDDEESIGHKTRFIKEQRLAGAMFWELSADRNHELLAKVRRDLP, from the coding sequence ATGGCTGACTGGTTTCAATCCCTTCGCTCCCAGCCGCGCAAGACTTGGTTTTGCCTGTTGATGGCCTTCGTTTTGTTGATTCCCTTGATGGGACAATCCTCTGCCTCCGTGGCAGCCGCAGCCGAACCTCCCGGAAAGCCGGCACTGAACCACACCCACTGGAACAACGATGGAAACTACAAGGTGGAAATGAACCTCTGGTGGGGAGTCAACGGTACCTCCTGGAAGCTGTATGAAAACGGGCGTCTCATCCACACGGAAAACCTGAACGAAAACTCACCTAACCCCCAGTACGCGTTTGTCCAATTTCGAAACAAGCCCTCTGGCACCTACCAGTATCGGGCGGAACTGATCAACAGCGCAGGTTCCACTTCCAGTGAAACGATTTCGCTCCGGGTAAACGGCGGAGGCGGCGGAGAAGAGGACAAGGAAGCCCCCACAGCCCCCGCCAACCTGCGGGTCGCTTCCACTACCGCTACCTCGGTCTCCCTGCGGTGGGAGGCGTCCAAGGACAACGTCGGTGTGACGGGGTACCATGTGTACCGCGGAGATACCGAAATCGCCACCGTCCAAACCCCTTCGTTTACGGACACCGGATTAAATCCGGATACCTCCTACACCTATACCGTGAAAGCATTTGACGCTGCAGGAAATGTCTCCGCCGCCAGCAATGCCGTCACAGCCCGTACGCAAAAGGAAGACAGCAACGGCAACTCCCAGCACAAGATCATCGCCTATTACCCCGGCTGGGCCACCTACGACCGCAATTACCAAGTAACCGACATCGACGCTTCCAAAGTGACCCATATCAACTACGCTTTCGCCAATATCGCCAACGGGGAAATCGTGGTGGGGGACACCTATGCGGACACGGACAAGTTTTTCCCCGGGGATTGTTGGGAACCCGGCTGTAAGCGGGGCAATTTCAACCAATTGAACAAACTGAAACAGCGGCATCCCCACCTGAAAACCCTCATCTCCGTAGGGGGATGGACTTGGTCCGGCAATTTCTCCGACGCCGCCCTCACCGATGCGTCCCGTACCAAGTTTGCCAACAGCGCTGTCCGCTTTGTCCGGGAGTGGGGATTCGACGGGGTGGATCTGGACTGGGAGTATCCCGTATCCGGGGGATTGCATCCGGGCCGGCCGGAGGACAAGCGCAATTTCACCCTGTTGTTGCAAAAAGTACGGGAGAAGCTGAATGAAGCGGGCCGGGCAGACGGAAAGCAATACCTGCTGACCATCGCCTCCGGGGCCGGACCCAACTATGTGCAAAACACTGAGCTGGATCAGGTCCAGCGCCATCTCGACTGGATCAATATCATGACTTACGACTTCCATGGAAGCTGGGAACAGATGAGCGGCAACAACGCCCCCCTCTTCCGCGATCCTGCTGATCCTTTCCCGCAGGCCAACACCTTTAACGTGCAGGCCGCAGTACAAGGCCACTTAAACGCCGGCGTTCCGGCCAGCAAGCTGATCATGGGCCTTCCCTTTTACGGCCGGGGCTGGACCGGCTGCGGCTCCGCCAACAACGGCCTGTACCAGAATTGTTCCGGCCCCTCCCAGGGCACATGGGAACCCGGTGTGTTGGACTATACCGATATCAAAAACAACTATGTAAACAAAAACGGGTTTACCCGCTATTGGAATGACGCTGCCAAAGTACCCTGGCTGTTCAACCCTCAGACGGGAACCTTTATCTCCTACGACGATGAGGAATCCATCGGCCACAAAACCCGCTTCATCAAAGAGCAGAGGTTGGCAGGCGCCATGTTCTGGGAACTCTCCGCCGACCGCAACCACGAACTCCTGGCCAAAGTCCGCCGGGACCTGCCATGA
- a CDS encoding DUF2254 domain-containing protein has product MKFWLRLRQNFWFIPVLFSAIALYGAYITVELDRTLTLQQKKIWFFRALLTDVDLAKIILSSLAVAIFTMITITFSSIMVVLTTYTSQYSPRTLQNFISDKITQRVLGVFVAGFIYILFILLFLNQAKPKSLLITPTFAVNVAVACLAFFVYFIHHVATWIQVNNLISQVTERTLSSIASHFETVLGKEMPPENADLSHIADLQSVVARDSGYIQYIDVAGLISIAARDDVMISMERSVGDFVTKGGQIFSYRRGSEKEIRIQEYLDLIVLGNERTTVQDIEFGLQQLVEIALRAVSPGINDPHTALNCINRIGTILTTLSGYSIVRPYHYDDNGQLRLILRFEHFSYYLYKSFYQIRHYASGDLSVMEGIITTLQMIAEAGSPDIKETIWDFSRYITDGIDPSELMDWDKYYLNKRLWNLAVTTGFESAYRPFE; this is encoded by the coding sequence ATGAAGTTCTGGCTTCGCTTGAGACAAAATTTTTGGTTCATACCGGTTCTGTTCAGCGCGATCGCGTTGTATGGCGCATACATCACGGTGGAATTGGATCGGACATTAACGTTGCAGCAGAAAAAAATCTGGTTTTTTCGGGCTTTGCTCACGGACGTCGATTTGGCAAAGATCATATTAAGCTCCCTTGCCGTCGCCATCTTCACCATGATCACCATCACCTTTTCATCGATCATGGTCGTTTTGACTACCTATACCTCTCAATATTCACCCCGTACGCTCCAAAACTTTATCTCGGACAAGATCACACAGCGAGTACTGGGGGTGTTTGTGGCCGGTTTCATTTACATCCTGTTTATCCTGCTTTTTTTAAACCAAGCCAAGCCGAAAAGCTTATTGATCACTCCCACCTTTGCGGTCAATGTCGCGGTTGCCTGTCTCGCTTTTTTTGTTTATTTCATCCATCATGTGGCCACTTGGATCCAGGTGAACAACTTAATCAGCCAAGTGACGGAACGGACGCTCAGCAGTATCGCCTCCCATTTTGAAACCGTGTTGGGGAAGGAAATGCCCCCGGAAAATGCCGATCTCTCGCACATCGCAGACCTTCAATCGGTTGTCGCCCGGGACTCGGGGTATATTCAATATATCGATGTGGCGGGTTTAATCTCCATCGCGGCAAGGGATGACGTCATGATCTCGATGGAACGATCGGTAGGGGATTTTGTCACCAAAGGTGGACAGATTTTCTCTTATCGAAGGGGCTCCGAAAAAGAGATCCGCATCCAGGAGTATCTGGACTTGATTGTGTTGGGAAACGAGCGAACCACAGTGCAAGATATTGAATTCGGACTGCAACAACTGGTGGAAATCGCCCTTCGCGCGGTATCTCCGGGAATTAATGACCCACACACCGCCCTGAACTGCATCAACCGCATCGGCACCATTTTGACCACGCTGAGTGGTTATTCGATCGTCCGGCCCTACCATTATGACGACAACGGTCAATTACGGCTGATTCTCCGATTTGAGCACTTTTCCTATTATCTATATAAAAGCTTTTACCAGATCAGACATTATGCCTCCGGTGATCTCTCTGTCATGGAAGGAATCATTACCACTCTGCAGATGATCGCTGAGGCGGGTTCCCCGGACATCAAAGAAACGATCTGGGATTTCAGCCGCTATATTACCGACGGAATCGATCCCTCGGAGTTGATGGACTGGGATAAATATTATCTGAACAAAAGGCTTTGGAATCTGGCTGTGACCACTGGATTCGAATCCGCTTATCGACCCTTTGAGTAG